A stretch of the Uranotaenia lowii strain MFRU-FL chromosome 3, ASM2978415v1, whole genome shotgun sequence genome encodes the following:
- the LOC129750554 gene encoding apolipophorins codes for MWVLKSRNLLFTFVISLVLGQSVFAASCKTGCPAPNKSTKYTFQPGNVYTYDLDSYVQVQLTAEEVDAQQTTLKIDGKVEIYAGDNCQYTLKVLSLTTFAPDGKKSNFGGDISKPVQFTLFNDELSPEICTEATDSDFSLNIKRGIISLIQSAEGKSYETDVFGVCQTSFSNFVTGGATVVNKVRDLTACGYRESFSHSLVSSIINSKAGIKATPLLTSNYNNQQTIKNGILDSVKLGEEYKYVPFAKLTSGAVAKVTTKLTYTGTKAGAAPALTAGTPRSIIFENPQSDSQSNLETIKQELKTVVDSYNNNNVGKLTASQFTELIHLMRFSKKDDLLSLYQQVKAGTAHKNKSLARKVYFDSLFRVGTGAAVEALANLYKNKEIEGAQEQKLLFVSLNLVNSMTKPALKAAKLLLDGNPSREAYLSVGSLVNTYCQKFGCESADVKEISDKFGVKLGKCQPATRNEEDIVVAVLKGIKNSNSLVAPLLDKVVQCTSDKASSRVRVAAFQAYPAASCNKKVVNSALNFLKNTNEDSEIRIQAYLSLVECPTAAVANEIKAVLDAEKVYQVGSFISTHLASLRASADPTRDAARLHFGNIRTSNKFPFDFRRYSFNREFSYAVESLGLGASADTSVIYSQKSFLPKSVAFNFTTEVFGNSFNVFEVEGRQDNLDRVIEHYFGPKGFFQGLDLQSAYDKIIEHYGKLSQKAQSRFRRGIKEDIKALAKSVNLGNDALQDFNLDISVKFFGSELFFLSSGEHVPSTPEEFLDKILECFDKFLEGAKKYERVFEQHALFLDSDLVYPTGAGLPLKLSYEGTGVARLETSLEVDIKDIVKDYKNTKFNLKLIPSGSYEVTGTLSVDAFTVSTGIQLSGTLHSATGSAVSFALLEGGKAYDLTIDSLFKKQELISFNSKLVFVTRERGNQLISIPLKMNQQVKEFKECFDNLYHIIGVTVCASAGQKQIPGKALVPLDGEYNAEVYLEVDPKYHFTGKYDDSDKQHQSLLLTFDTPGTDKKRATSLKLESFFKGDAYVKATIESPLRNVDVKVGLNNNEKEAALYALAHNGPDEYLAKIGFEKGGSADRQEYVPIFTIRSPSGDAQVTKIVQTTGKIIVEKGGDGATKYNLENIEWVSPYAPKTTVNGFVSQNGPSFDTDLAVVVGASKNNVKGHLDFSPRHINFDLEKKTDGDAAKNFKTNLAVAYTDNSFNNHFTFVAGKDFNNPSNRYELKQVAEFEIEDKKLQSLKLSNKLQLPKQLFRLDFATGKNQFKLDGEYGYDKYKIAANVDAKYNEKTAGDYDVNFGGSLNKHFFKVFSKRTIDATKSKFQNRLTASTGTKIEVNGVATNKFTEQEGDLSIEGLFVAVEKADPYKLTLVLQLSPSNILSNAKVLIGKDEFATYDVKLDRTENANGKFIFTVKEFFDGNGEFKAKNGEGDGFALVNFLKQDRKLKLDTKFKINAPVYDIATDFYYDFDKDNSKKVHFDTKNKVTKSSFDSKNKLEIFTEKYEFNVQGQQTGQPTDGSMSGKFSLVLPTGRTLSGDIKREVNGKDDKKSTGSINSHLFDKLPNGKQQSLTFTGTLKDGDFKARFFDMVHNLKFTTFEGKDLDVQIDTKHLPAGHFKTAAVHVKVKGSLVPQAGEVAFDLDEYCENHAVYRVGGKYGNDFDGTISGNYHVGKPGKPHTHEIKSTVNIPQAPVKKITFDSKGSYLEPESETSLYEFTYGGTFGYNDKVVQISTSTKGNVNHGTGNIKLNLPELDPIAADISYNYDGKEDGPIATKGSLKVNYGKGRSFEFNGDAKAVGPDDISVHATFKSDIDHVKNVDLTFKHVKSGDHAYNTKLHVTADDKTYTFDNAVVLSESNPSIDLSISCPANTMKIFGSYKLINDRAFKAEAKVQNLGDFNLDTNVEANFQSYETFYAKAYLDSAKLNANKISVELNSKPGNSGKGVEFKASSDGKNILSGYADYSVKEQGKSTIIEGQGNVKLYDKQQTASFKLTREKLQEAGYAFTLAGSVGKNSISTEVRVKPSDFKLKNSVCDDKKQCSNVEIQSKLERTGDKFKHEAVVTIDLQQLGYSHEFGLTAKTSGNGFTLDHTTDIQLKEKKQPKYQYQLYIHPTRAGASLILPSRSIVVEGVFLYPKEKFGQYDSTVSFYLDKKNSPNNKATFGFTGETKLVGSAGIGGTGSLKFSHPTIKDLVISASGTLDGEKQIADGTFELDIFKNANDKIVAHAKYINSDHTFKGFNVSSELNVSSKGLGFDCGFDGHSALSLATKQLSVAGSVNLPFEDFRFGSYLFASPEEFDFILKRFNDELVRTHGSYDAKKHKADLTSTFKFGPQRAVVLQTNVNGFSSAKFSLNQEKFFNIDGAFAVDKAATLKIVGEEKELLSAKIALDATHFLSTEYKLSEDNAKAFLQSFNKHIQKDIEAAKADFEKKYTQLTADINKVTNNLIAALPDFSKFQADYSAQLSKLQDELLQDPTIKQFFEFATRLYASFHEVFVQLSKILTDGFQKASAIITDVIAKLTETFNTKLMPVFKELYTKIEAITLGLYEEAVKLVVAVFERSVKALKTFEDDFNKIAKNISELFKNFAQNFNKAIISLEKEFKELYKAMQEYLDSFDEFKVVKEMFHEYFAGFDQYAYQLLKELLTMAEDLYPVPEVKAFTASVNNYVTSKLEKKPVNDIEELKTIFINFVKALNLLVDKLASTVSTSFEEPGFMGGIPSFATFKIVPYISSIKFSPFNYLRNEKFYSVRDFLYQFRPYAWNPLAVLPPFKLYGELSDGSHFFTFDGKHFTFPGSCQYVLASDFVDGNFSIVANIQNGKLKAISLIDKDIVELNDKGVVTLNGKATDLPIHKDDIHVWRKFYTVNLLSTYGASVMCTTDLKLCHFSVSGFYLGKIRGLLGNGNNEPNDDYLLPNGKISESSTDFANSYKTTKSCAAVADPGHTSHEHSSPVCAKLFGSESSLRYCFFFKDQSNYREACEHAVHGAEDPEKAGCEIAFAYASSCRLDLIPVNVPSQCDKCSVGGKSIDVGDQFSVTSPQKKADIVVVVDTALGPLLGELVQASINDLRKELKASGIADTQVVVIGYNRNQKYVKLFTSDGKLDYTGKLGQANLEGPQRCKPLVTGNKNVDDFFKALHDIGEQIAEDLALTSDAQAFLQALQYPFRATASKSILLIHSDDTEKTANPSRPIKSLLATLDLKSKGIGLHVITPVKNLGITNSKDQKKVKEIVGFNSKQAFTLADSKKRTNIGSTELKNNLKFDSDQLVDLVQHNDGFVFVLQNFSGQKQAKDKKSFVSVLAAALSEQISRTEISSDCVCKLRNGLHAEESCEAKETKYLPPVKKAGGSKG; via the exons ATGTGGGTCCTTAAGTCAAGGAACCTACTTTTCACCTTTGTGATATCGCTAGTGCTGGGCCAAAGTGTATTCGCAG cATCATGTAAGACCGGTTGCCCAGCAC CCAACAAATCGACCAAGTACACTTTCCAGCCAGGAAATGTCTACACCTACGATCTGGACAGCTACGTGCAGGTGCAGCTGACGGCCGAAGAAGTCGATGCCCAGCAAACGACCCTCAAGATCGATGGCAAAGTGGAAATCTACGCCGGAGACAACTGTCAGTACACCCTGAAGGTGCTTTCGCTGACGACCTTCGCTCCCGATGGCAAGAAGTCGAACTTCGGCGGGGACATCTCGAAACCCGTCCAGTTCACGCTGTTCAACGATGAGCTGTCACCGGAGATTTGTACCGAAGCTACCGATTCGGACTTTTCGTTGAACATCAAGCGAGGTATCATTTCTTTGATCCAATCTGCGGAAGGCAAGAGCTACGAAACCGATGTGTTTGGCGTGTGTCAGACTTCGTTCTCGAACTTCGTGACCGGCGGCGCCACCGTCGTTAACAAAGTTCGTGATCTGACCGCTTGCGGCTACCGGGAATCCTTCAGCCACAGTCTGGTTTCCAGCATCATCAACAGCAAGGCG GGCATCAAGGCTACTCCGCTGCTAACGAGCAACTACAACAACCAGCAGACGATCAAGAATGGAATTCTGGACTCCGTCAAGCTCGGAGAAGAGTACAAGTATGTGCCGTTCGCTAAGCTCACTTCTGGTGCTGTGGCCAAGGTCACGACCAAGCTTACCTACACCGGAACCAAGGCTGGAGCTGCTCCTGCCCTGACGGCCGGAACTCCTCGGTCCATCATTTTCGAAAACCCACAGTCGGACTCGCAGAGCAATCTGGAAACCATCAAGCAAGAACTGAAAACCGTTGTGGATtcgtacaacaacaacaatgttGGCAAGCTGACCGCTAGCCAGTTCACCGAACTGATCCACTTGATGCGTTTTTCCAAGAAGGATGACCTTTTGTCACTCTACCAGCAAGTTAAAGCCGGAACAGCCCACAAGAACAAGTCTCTTGCTCGTAAGGTCTATTTCGATTCTTTGTTCCGTGTAGGCACCGGGGCTGCAGTTGAAGCCTTGGCTAACCTGTACAAGAACAAGGAAATCGAAGGTGCTCAAGAGCAAAAGCTGCTGTTCGTATCGTTGAATCTCGTCAACTCGATGACCAAACCTGCTCTCAAGGCTGCCAAACTGTTGTTGGATGGAAATCCTTCTCGTGAAGCATACCTGAGCGTTGGATCCCTTGTGAACACGTACTGCCAGAAATTCGGTTGCGAGTCGGCTGACGTTAAAGAAATCTCTGACAAGTTCGGAGTGAAACTAGGCAAATGCCAGCCAGCCACCCGTAATGAAGAAGACATCGTTGTTGCTGTATTGAAGGGAATCAAGAACTCCAACAGCTTAGTGGCACCACTTTTGGATAAGGTCGTTCAATGCACCTCCGATAAGGCTTCGTCTCGTGTCCGCGTCGCAGCTTTCCAGGCTTACCCCGCTGCTTCGTGCAACAAGAAGGTTGTAAACTCTGCTCTTAACTTCCTCAAGAACACCAATGAAGATTCCGAAATTCGTATCCAAGCTTATCTGTCGCTTGTCGAATGCCCAACGGCTGCCGTCGCCAACGAAATCAAAGCCGTTCTGGATGCTGAAAAGGTTTACCAAGTCGGATCTTTCATCTCAACTCACTTGGCTAGCCTGCGAGCTTCTGCTGACCCAACTCGGGATGCTGCTCGTCTACACTTTGGCAACATCCGTACCAGCAACAAATTCCCATTCGATTTCCGCCGTTACTCGTTCAACCGAGAATTTTCTTACGCCGTTGAATCTCTTGGATTGGGAGCCAGTGCTGACACCAGCGTTATCTATTCGCAAAAGAGTTTCCTGCCGAAGTCCGTAGCTTTCAACTTCACCACCGAAGTGTTCGGCAACAGCTTCAACGTCTTCGAAGTCGAAGGTCGCCAGGACAACTTGGACCGTGTCATCGAACACTACTTTGGCCCGAAAGGATTCTTCCAGGGACTGGATCTACAATCGGCTTACGATAAAATCATTGAACATTACGGCAAACTGTCCCAAAAGGCCCAGAGCCGTTTCCGTCGTGGAATTAAGGAAGACATCAAGGCCCTGGCTAAGAGCGTCAATCTAGGTAACGATGCACTGCAGGACTTCAACTTGGACATTTCCGTCAAATTTTTCGGATCAGAGCTGTTTTTCCTGAGCTCAGGTGAGCACGTTCCAAGCACTCCGGAGGagtttttggacaaaattttggaatgttTCGATAAGTTCTTGGAAGGAGCTAAGAAGTACGAACGGGTGTTCGAACAGCACGCTCTCTTCTTGGACTCGGACCTAGTGTACCCAACGGGAGCTGGTCTTCCGCTGAAGCTGTCCTATGAAGGCACTGGAGTTGCTCGTCTGGAAACTAGCTTGGAAGTTGACATCAAGGACATTGTTAAGGATTACAAGAACACTAAATTCAACCTGAAGCTCATCCCAAGCGGAAGCTACGAAGTCACTGGAACTTTGAGCGTCGATGCATTCACGGTCTCGACTGGAATCCAACTTTCCGGAACCCTCCATTCGGCTACTGGCAGCGCTGTCAGCTTTGCTCTTCTGGAAGGTGGAAAGGCTTACGATTTGACTATCGACTCGTTGTTCAAGAAACAAGAGCTGATCAGCTTTAACTCCAAACTGGTGTTTGTGACTCGTGAACGCGGCAACCAACTGATCTCTATCCCGCTGAAAATGAATCAGCAGGTCAAAGAGTTCAAAGAATGCTTCGACAACTTGTACCACATTATTGGAGTGACTGTTTGCGCATCCGCTGGACAGAAACAAATCCCCGGAAAGGCTCTGGTTCCATTAGACGGTGAATACAACGCTGAAGTTTACCTGGAAGTAGATCCCAAATATCACTTCACTGGAAAATACGACGATTCCGACAAACAACATCAATCTCTGTTGCTTACCTTCGATACTCCCGGCACTGATAAGAAACGCGCCACCAGCTTGAAGTTGGAAAGCTTTTTCAAGGGAGATGCCTATGTGAAGGCTACGATTGAATCGCCTTTGAGAAACGTCGATGTCAAGGTTGGATTAAACAACAACGAAAAAGAAGCCGCACTATATGCCCTTGCCCATAATGGTCCAGATGAGTACCTTGCCAAGATTGGCTTCGAGAAGGGAGGATCTGCCGATCGCCAGGAATACGTCCCAATCTTCACAATCAGATCACCCAGCGGCGATGCTCAGGTTACCAAGATCGTGCAAACCACCGGTAAGATCATCGTTGAGAAGGGAGGAGATGGTGCCACCAAATACAACCTAGAGAACATCGAATGGGTCAGCCCATATGCCCCAAAAACCACAGTCAACGGATTTGTGTCCCAGAATGGACCCAGCTTCGATACCGATTTGGCAGTTGTCGTTGGAGCCAGCAAGAACAACGTCAAGGGTCATTTGGACTTCAGCCCCCGTCACATCAACTTTGATCTCGAAAAGAAAACCGATGGCGATGCGGCCAAGAACTTCAAAACCAACCTTGCCGTTGCCTACACTGATAACTCG tTCAACAACCATTTCACCTTCGTTGCCGGAAAGGACTTTAACAATCCTTCCAACCGTTACGAGCTGAAGCAGGTCGCCGAGTTCGAAATCGAAGACAAGAAGCTTCAGTCGCTGAAACTCTCGAACAAACTGCAGTTGCCGAAGCAACTGTTCCGACTGGACTTCGCTACCGGTAAGAACCAGTTCAAGCTGGATGGTGAATACGGTTACGATAAGTACAAGATTGCCGCCAACGTCGATGCCAAGTACAACGAAAAAACTGCCGGAGATTACGATGTTAATTTCGGTGGATCGTTGAACAAGCATTTCTTCAAGGTATTTTCCAAGCGAACAATCGATGCTACCAAGAGCAAGTTCCAGAACCGTCTGACTGCCAGCACTGGAACTAAGATTGAAGTGAACGGCGTCGCTACTAACAAATTTACCGAACAAGAAGGTGATCTCAGCATTGAGGGACTGTTCGTGGCTGTCGAGAAGGCTGATCCTTACAA ACTGACTCTGGTCCTACAGCTTTCCCCATCAAACATATTGTCCAATGCCAAGGTTCTAATTGGTAAGGATGAATTCGCTACTTACGATGTGAAGTTGGATCGCACCGAAAACGCCAATGGAAAGTTCATT TTTACTGTCAAGGAATTCTTCGACGGCAATGGTGAGTTTAAGGCAAAGAACGGAGAGGGTGACGGATTTGCTCTGGTCAACTTCTTGAAGCAGGATCGCAAACTTAAGCTGGACACTAAGTTCAAGATCAACGCACCCGTTTACGACATTGCCACAGACTTCTACTACGATTTCGACAAGGATAACAGCAAGAAGGTTCACTTCGATACCAAGAATAAGGTCACTAAGAGCAGCTTTGATAGCAAGAACAAGCTAGAGATCTTTACCGAAAAGTATGAATTCAACGTTCAAGGACAACAGACCGGACAACCGACTGACGGTTCTATGAGTGGAAAATTCTCTTTAGTTCTGCCAACCGGTCGTACTCTGTCTGGTGACATCAAACGTGAAGTCAACGGAAAGGATGACAAAAAGAGCACTGGAAGCATTAACTCTCATTTGTTCGATAAGCTACCCAATGGCAAGCAACAATCGCTCACATTCACGGGAACTCTGAAGGATGGAGATTTCAAGGCACGGTTCTTCGACATGGttcacaatttgaaattcactACATTCGAAGGCAAAGACCTAGATGTTCAAATTGACACCAAACATCTCCCAGCTGGTCACTTCAAGACCGCTGCTGTGCATGTCAAGGTTAAGGGTTCACTGGTACCACAAGCTGGAGAAGTTGCATTTGACCTCGATGAATACTGTGAAAACCACGCTGTCTACCGTGTTGGGGGAAAATACGGAAACGATTTTGATGGAACTATCAGTGGTAACTATCACGTTGGCAAACCAGGCAAGCCTCACACCCACGAAATCAAGTCTACGGTCAACATCCCTCAGGCTCCAGTGAAGAAGATTACTTTCGACTCGAAGGGCAGCTATCTGGAACCGGAAAGCGAAACCAGCTTGTACGAATTCACTTACGGAGGAACCTTCGGATACaacgacaaagttgttcagataTCTACTAGCACCAAAGGAAACGTCAATCATGGAACTGGCAACATCAAGCTCAATCTGCCAGAGTTGGATCCAATTGCCGCTGACATTTCGTATAACTATGACGGCAAAGAAGATGGTCCAATTGCAACGAAAGGTTCGCTGAAGGTCAACTATGGAAAAGGTCGCTCTTTCGAGTTCAACGGAGACGCCAAGGCTGTTGGACCTGATGATATTTCCGTCCACGCTACCTTTAAATCTGATATCGATCACGTCAAGAATGTAGATTTGACCTTTAAGCACGTTAAGTCTGGAGACCACGCCTACAACACCAAGCTTCATGTAACTGCCGATGACAAGACGTACACCTTCGATAACGCTGTTGTGCTTTCCGAATCAAACCCCTCTATTGACTTGTCGATAAGCTGCCCAGCAAACACCATGAAGATCTTCGGTTCGTATAAACTTATCAATGACCGTGCTTTCAAGGCTGAAGCGAAGGTACAAAATTTGGGAGACTTCAATCTAGATACCAACGTCGAAGCCAACTTCCAGAGCTACGAAACATTCTACGCCAAGGCTTATCTGGACTCTGCTAAACTGAATGCCAACAAGATCAGCGTTGAGCTTAACTCCAAGCCAGGAAACAGCGGAAAGGGTGTCGAATTCAAGGCCTCTTCGGATGGCAAGAACATCCTCAGTGGATACGCTGACTACTCGGTGAAGGAACAGGGCAAGAGCACAATCATCGAAGGCCAAGGTAATGTGAAACTGTATGACAAACAGCAAACTGCCTCGTTCAAATTGACTCGTGAGAAACTGCAGGAAGCTGGTTACGCCTTCACCCTGGCTGGATCTGTAGGAAAGAACAGCATTTCAACTGAGGTACGCGTGAAGCCAAGTGACTTCAAGCTCAAGAACTCCGTGTGCGATGACAAGAAACAATGCTCTAACGTCGAAATCCAATCAAAATTGGAGCGCACTGGTGACAAATTTAAACACGAAGCCGTTGTAACGATTGATCTGCAACAGCTTGGCTACTCTCATGAGTTTGGATTGACTGCCAAGACCTCTGGAAATGGCTTCACCCTGGACCATACCACCGACATTCAGCTGAAGGAAAAGAAACAGCCCAAATACCAATACCAGTTGTACATTCACCCAACTCGTGCTGGAGCCAGTCTCATTTTGCCATCTCGTTCGATTGTCGTTGAAGGCGTGTTCTTGTACCCTAAGGAAAAATTCGGTCAATACGACAGCACCGTTTCCTTCTACCTGGATAAGAAGAACTCCCCCAACAACAAAGCAACTTTCGGTTTCACCGGCGAAACTAAACTGGTTGGATCAGCCGGTATTGGAGGAACTGGTTCTCTGAAATTCTCGCATCCAACTATCAAGGATTTGGTCATCAGCGCTTCTGGTACCCTGGATGGAGAAAAGCAAATCGCCGATGGTACATTCGAGCTGGACATCTTCAAGAACGCCAACGACAAAATCGTAGCCCACGCTAAGTACATCAACAGCGATCACACCTTCAAGGGCTTCAACGTCAGCTCTGAGTTGAATGTTTCGAGCAAGGGTCTCGGATTTGATTGCGGTTTCGATGGACATTCAGCTCTTTCTCTGGCAACCAAGCAACTGAGTGTTGCTGGATCTGTCAATCTGCCATTCGAAGATTTCCGATTTGGATCGTATCTGTTTGCTAGTCCCGAAGAATTCGACTTTATCTTGAAACGATTCAACGATGAGTTGGTCCGTACCCATGGATCCTACGATGCCAAAAAACATAAGGCCGACCTTACTTCGACCTTCAAATTCGGTCCACAACGAGCTGTTGTTCTACAAACCAACGTCAACGGATTCTCTTCTGCCAAATTCTCACTGAACCAAGAGAAGTTCTTCAACATTGACGGAGCTTTCGCTGTTGATAAGGCTGCCACTCTGAAGATCGTTGGAGAAGAAAAGGAACTTTTGAGCGCCAAGATAGCCCTTGATGCTACTCATTTCCTGTCTACCGAATACAAGCTTAGTGAAGACAATGCCAAGGCCTTCCTGCAATCTTTCAACAAACACATCCAGAAGGACATTGAGGCTGCTAAGGCTGATTTCGAAAAGAAATACACTCAATTGACCGCCGATATTAACAAAGTTACCAACAATTTGATTGCTGCCTTACCCGACTTCAGCAAATTCCAGGCTGATTACTCTGCTCAGTTAAGCAAGCTGCAAGATGAGCTGTTACAGGACCCAACAATCAAACAGTTCTTCGAATTCGCAACTCGACTCTATGCTTCGTTCCATGAAGTCTTCGTACAATTGAGCAAAATCTTGACCGACGGCTTCCAGAAAGCTTCTGCCATCATTACCGACGTTATTGCCAAGCTTACAGAGACATTCAACACTAAATTGATGCCAGTGTTCAAGGAATTGTACACCAAGATCGAAGCTATCACACTTGGCTTATACGAAGAAGCAGTTAAATTGGTTGTTGCCGTTTTCGAACGCAGCGTTAAGGCCCTGAAGACTTTCGAAGATGACTTCAACAAAATCGCCAAAAACATCTCCGAGCTGTTCAAGAACTTTGCTCAGAACTTCAACAAGGCAATCATCAGTCTGGAGAAGGAATTCAAGGAACTGTACAAGGCCATGCAAGAATATTTGGATTCATTCGACGAATTCAAGGTTGTTAAGGAAATGTTCCACGAATACTTCGCTGGATTCGACCAATACGCTTACCAATTATTGAAGGAACTTTTGACAATGGCTGAAGATTTGTACCCAGTGCCAGAAGTTAAGGCCTTCACTGCCTCGGTTAACAACTACGTCACTAGCAAATTGGAAAAGAAACCAGTTAACGATATTGAAGAGTTGAAGACTATCTTCATCAACTTTGTCAAGGCTCTAAATCTGTTGGTTGATAAACTGGCTTCAACGGTATCAACCTCTTTCGAAGAACCAGGGTTCATGGGAGGAATTCCATCATTCGCTACGTTCAAGATTGTTCCATATATCAGCAGCATTAAATTCAGTCCATTTAACTATCTGCGCAATGAGAAGTTCTACTCGGTTCGCGATTTCTTGTACCAGTTCCGTCCGTATGCATGGAACCCACTTGCAGTTCTGCCACCGTTCAAACTTTACGGTGAACTTTCTGACGGTAGCCATTTCTTCACCTTTGACGGCAAGCACTTCACTTTCCCAGGAAGCTGCCAGTACGTATTAGCATCGGACTTTGTCGATGGAAACTTCAGCATCGTTGCTAACATTCAGAACGGAAAACTAAAGGCCATTTCTCTGATCGATAAGGACATCGTTGAGCTGAATGATAAGGGAGTTGTTACTTTGAACGGTAAGGCCACCGATTTGCCAATTCACAAAGACGACATCCACGTATGGCGCAAGTTCTACACGGTTAACTTGCTGAGCACTTATGGTGCCTCGGTTATGTGTACAACCGATCTCAAGTTGTGTCACTTCAGCGTTTCTGGATTCTATCTTGGAAAGATCAGAGGTCTGTTGGGCAATGGTAACAACGAGCCTAACGATGATTATCTGCTGCCAAACGGAAAGATTTCCGAAAGTTCTACTGACTTTGCCAACAGCTACAAAACAACGAAATCGTGTGCTGCCGTTGCTGATCCAGGTCACACTTCGCATGAACACAGCAGTCCCGTGTGTGCCAAACTGTTCGGAAGTGAGAGCTCGTTGCGTTATTGCTTCTTCTTCAAGGATCAATCCAACTATCGGGAAGCTTGCGAACATGCCGTCCATGGTGCAGAAGATCCTGAAAAGGCTGGATGTGAAATTGCCTTCGCCTACGCTTCATCGTGTCGTCTGGATCTGATCCCGGTGAATGTTCCATCGCAATGTGACAAATGCTCTGTCGGAGGAAAGTCTATCGATGTCGGAGATCAATTCAGCGTTACTTCGCCACAGAAGAAGGCcgatattgttgttgttgttgacacTGCTCTTGGACCACTACTTGGTGAACTGGTGCAGGCATCGATCAACGATCTGCGCAAGGAACTCAAGGCTAGCGGCATCGCTGATACTCAGGTCGTGGTCATCGGCTACAACAGGAACCAGAAGTACGTCAAGCTATTCACTAGCGACGGTAAACTCGACTACACCGGAAAGTTGGGACAGGCCAACCTTGAGGGACCACAACGTTGCAAACCACTTGTGACCGGCAACAAAAATGTGGACGACTTCTTCAAAGCTCTGCATGACATCGGTGAACAGATCGCTGAAGATTTGGCACTCACCTCGGACGCCCAAGCTTTCCTGCAGGCCTTGCAGTATCCATTCCGTGCCACGGCTAGTAAATCTATTCTACTCATCCACTCTGACGACACCGAGAAGACAGCTAATCCT TCTCGACCAATCAAATCGCTTTTGGCTACCTTAGATCTCAAGTCCAAGGGTATTGGATTGCACGTGATAACGCCAGTTAAGAATCTCGGAATTACCAACAGCAAGGACCAGAAGAAGGTTAAGGAAATTGTTG GATTCAACTCCAAGCAAGCATTCACGCTTGCCGACAGCAAGAAGCGCACCAATATCGGATCTACCGAGCTGAAGAACAACCTCAAGTTCGACTCCGACCAGCTGGTCGATTTGGTTCAGCACAACGACGGATTCGTGTTCGTGCTGCAGAACTTCAGCGGTCAGAAGCAGGCCAAGGACAAGAAATCCTTCGTATCAGTACTAGCGGCCGCGCTGAGTGAACAAATCTCACGGACGGAAATCTCCAGCGATTGCGTGTGCAAGCTTCGAAACGGTCTGCACGCGGAAGAATCCTGTGAAGCCAAGGAGACCAAGTATCTGCCTCCAGTG AAAAAGGCCGGAGGTTCCAAGGGATAA